Part of the Mycobacterium sp. 050128 genome, CGACACCGATGGCCGATGACGCATTCAGATTCATTCGAATGGCCCGGACTACGGAGGACCTATTCGATGCATACCGGAACTTGTTCCTGGCCTTTGAATCATTGCTGAGTGATCTTCGCCCAAGGCTGCGGGTGTCTACGGAGCAACAACGGCGCAGGCGGTGGCGCTGTCTGACAAAGCCGCAGAGCATCGGTGGAACGCGGTGGGAGACTGAGAACAAGTGGTTCATGGATGCTCTTGACCATGCGGACAAGCTGGTACCCCTCGCTACCCTCACGCCGCCAGAAGTCACCAATCACAAGAAGTGGATCTACCGGCGGGTGTACAGCGATGAACGGTCGGGCCTTATGCACGCGAAGAGGGGACAGAACTACCTCCTGCCCCACGACACTTCCGACAGGGCTGAGCTGATCGAGTCGCTGGGTCGGCTGTGGGATTACATCAAGAACCTGATCGAAACACACCTTCACGTGCAGGGCCGGTCGGGTTCATTGACGCGGGACGGGTTCGACCTGATGGCACAGAATGCTCTACCGCAGTTTCCCTTGGTTGTCTCTGATGATGATGGGCCGTTGAATCGGGAGGCCGCCGCGAACCTGTTCAGCCCCGATGCGACCGTGGTCCAGCTGCGCTCATTAACGCCAAGAGTCGATCCTGACGACCCAGAGCTATGGACGATGCTGGCACGTTGCGAGACTTCGGATCTCGTCGGCTTAACCCCAATTCGGCGATTCGGGCACATGCGGCCCGACGGCATCTGCGAAGTGGTCTCCGGGCACATTGGCCCGCTTACCCTCGGGGGCACCGTGGTGCGGCTCGAAATAGAGCGTGGATTGCGCTACGTCAATCCCACTGGGCCGCCGAGGCAGTTCTCATCGTGACCTCACCTACTGTGTTCTGTTGCGTGTCAACGCTGTTCGAGTGCGGCGAACCAGTTTTGAAGCTGCTCGACGAGCGTAACCAATTTTTGCGATCCCACTCCATGGGGACTTACGCCTCGGCGTCAGTTATTCCCAGCCCAGATTTCAAAAAACACATCGATGCGCCAAACACGGGGTCTAACCTCCTGTCGTGAACACAGAAACCGTGGTCCTCCTCTGGCTGTTCTGCGCAGCCATAGGGGCGGCGATTGCGAAGTCCAAGAATCGCAACTGGACTGAGGGCTTGCTACTTGGCGGCTTGCTCGGCGTAGTCGGCGTCATAATCGAGCTTTTCATGCGTGCTCAAGCTCCCGGCCTGCCACCATCTGGCTGGTATCCCGATCCGGAGGGCAGCGGAGGGCAGCGATTCTGGAATGGCAGGGAGTGGGGGGACCTGCCGCCGCGTCCAGTACCGCAAGTGGCCGATGCCGTGGCTGCGGCGCAGGGACCGACAAGGAATTGTCCGGACTGTGCGGAAACCATCCTCGCCGCCGCCAAGGTGTGCAAGCACTGCGGCTACCGCTTCACCGCTCCTGACGCATCCGAGACGGCAATCCCACGCTCAAAGTCCACAAAGGTCAAGTGCCACAAGTGCCAACATGTGCAGACAGTTCCGCTGAGCGATTCGACCTTCGTATGCAAGAAGTGTGACACGAAGCTGAGACGCCGAACTACTTAAAGCAGCCCAGGCTGGACTTTGGTTCCCTGATCTACTCCGGCGACTTGACCGATGCGAGATCCAGGAACGTTACAACGCCGTCGGCATTGCCCGCGACGAATCCAGTGTTGCCTGGCGCACCCCTAGCCGCGTTCGCCCTTCACCAAGTCAATGATTTCCTGGGACTGAGGGTCCATCTCCAGAAGGTCGCCATGATCAATACCCGCATAGCTGACTTCAACGTCATCGGGCCCACGGTGATTGCCTTGGTTACCGGCACGGTAGCGTCTTGCGCAGTGCTATTGCCAAGCACGACGTGGTACTCAAGGTGGAGCGGCAAGTCAGTTGCCTTGTAGAACCGTATCGGCTGCCTATCGCTTGGACGCTTCTCCGAAATTGTGGTGCTGAAAGTTGTTGATGGAGTGCGGATGCGGGCCGCGTGGACCCTGCCTGGTGCCAGATCGGTGGTCGCCTCGAAGCGCTCGGTGAGCCAGTCCTCGCCCGGCGGGAGATTTATGCCGTATCACAGCGGTTCGGCGTCGAAAGCATCTAGCAGATCGTCGATGAAGGTTGCTACCGTCTCAAACAATTGCTCTAGGTAATTCAATGCGTCCCGGCCTGCTGTGTACCGAAATTCGTGCCACGTCGTGATCCCGGCGGCGCTGGGGTCGTCTGGAAAACGAAAGTATACGGTCTGATCAGGCCGTATAAAGTACCCTGGTGTTCCACCACCATGTATCGCTCCTGCGTGTAGAACATAATTGTCGAATTTCCGTGCATCCTGCAGCGCGGGTTCTAAATTCTGATCGAAACTAGCCTGGATTTTTGCTTTCAGGCGCTCGCCGTCCTTCAGTGAGGGCAGCAATCCCACCTGCCGACCCCTAAACGTATGGCTGACCCGCTCCCGGACGCCGCGAATCCAGCTCAGAGCATTCATCACCGCATACGCAGCGTGGTGAGAGGCATTTCCGCCAGTACGGGTTTCCACGCTCTGTGCGACTGCCTGGTGGAAGGCGTCGGGGAAAGCTGCAATAAAAGCATCCGCCATGGCTTGGGCAATTTTTGCCGTTTCCCGCAGGACCTCAAGTTCTCGCTCGATCCCGCCTGCGGCGAAGATAATTTCATCGACTAGCCCGCGCGTCATATACATGCGGAGCGTATCGTCGTCAACTCTTGCGCGCGTGGCTGCGTCCAGGGTCGCTACGAAGGACTGCCAACTGCTGTACCCCGGTAGATCAGGGGCATCTTTCCAGGGCGCTCTCGCAATCTTCAACGTGGTCGACGGATGGATCATTATCCGCTGCACCCAGCCGTCACGTCGCGGCAGCGGAGCAAAATCGGTTGGCATGGTCGGCACGGCAGGTCGGCCACGCAGCCTGCTGCGAATCCAAGAAAGTCTCGCCATCATCGATTTATCCTTAACTGAAGGACAGGCTGGCCAGCATCCGCCCGGAAACAATCAACCGAGCAACGGAACTAGCTGGGTGGATCTCGCCCTATGCCGGTCGGTAAACTCTTTGAGCACCCTAGTTAACCGAGTTTGGAAGTCTGGATCGTCGCCTCGTAAACTTCCGATGTCGCCATGAGGATCAGGTTAGCGCCGTTACGCTTCCAGTCGGTGAGCGCCGCTGGCTGGCGAAGGATGCTTACTATCCGATCAATTGGCAGATGTACCCGGCGACACTCACCAGAATTGCGCCTACCGCTATATAGGCTTCCTTCAGTCGGACCGCGTTCGATAGCGTCTGGAAATCATTCAGCACCGCCGCGTTGGCTTTGCCGATCTCGGGGCGAAGGGTCGACTCCTGTTGCGCCAGTTGGTTTACCAGACGTCTTCTGCTTGATCGCTGATCACGTACCCGTGAATGGCGTTTCCGACCGGCTGACGGTGACGTCCGGGTATCGGTCATCGTTCGCCTTGAAATATGAACGGACAGATGATTCCCGCGTATCCATATGCTGGCCGGGACCTATCTGGACCTCTTCAACGCAGGACGTATCGAAACGTATGTTCATCCGGGGAACGAGACCAATGTCTTGTGGTGTGTGAAGGTCGGGAGTGCCAAAAGCGACTATGCGGTACTCGTTTTCCTCACTGAAGCCCCAATGTTTCTGACACGCAGCCACTCCCAGCAGGGAATTGATGTGCGGATCAACCAGCGCATTACTCTTCGCGGTCTGACGGCCCACCGGCGTCATAGGCGAAACACTCTTCATGAACTCGATAAGCTTAGCGCGGAGCGACGGATCCTCCGCGTCGGACTTCTCGTATCTCATCCGGACGAATCGACGCGTGTCGTTGTGGCTCTGCACTGACTCGCGCAGTCTTTGGGGGTTGAACCTTATGGCGTAACCACCGCCCTGACCGTAACCGCGCCATTGGCTCAGTTGGTCAGGGGACGTCGAGAGACATGCGACGAACGGGCCGAGGTTCTCGCGGACAGATTCCAACGCCATCTGCATTCGTATGCTGAGAGAACGTGCAGACATGGCGACGGACATCGGAAGCGTCTCCTGAGGCACGTATGGGGCCCAATACGCATCCTTCATTACTTCTTCGGGCGGGTTGTTTTCGAAGTGAGACAGCGTGGCGTGAACCTTGGCGATGCCGAAGATGAGTTCTTGTGAATCGTTGAGGTATGCGGCGTGCGTCGCCCAGAGCGCCTCGCTTTCGAGAATCCCATGCAGACCGCCCGCGCTGGTGTAGTGATAGAGCGGCTCATCCGGAAGGGCGTCATCTTCGATAACTGGAGCTGGCAATGACATTGGTACGTAAGGATTCGCACGACGTCGCTCGGCGGCGAGGTCACTCATTCGATTCACCGGTGATTTCAGCGATGTGAGGTTCAGACACGCCCATACCGTGGCCAAAAGTATTGTAAGATAACGTATTTGGTACGTATGCGGGATGTCATATTCCGGTGAACGGTGTTTCGGAACTGGTGACTTTGACGTGCTGGTATCGGTCGCTGTGCTTCTGGATGTAAGACCGGACTGATGCTTCTCGCGTCTCCATGTGTTGACCGGGACCTATCATGATCTCTTCGATGCAGGGCGGATCAAACGTGATGTTCATGCGAGGAATAAGACCGGTGTCTTGTGCCCTGTGGAAGTCGGCGGTGCTGAAAGCGATTACGCGGTACTCCTTTTCCTCTCTGAAGCCCCAGTGCTTCTGCCGCGTCGCCTTGCTGAGCAGTGAATCGAGCACAGGGTTCATGACGTCCTCGATTCGCCGGGGTCGATCAGGATCGTCATCCCACGTTCCCGGCGTACCTGGCAGGGTCGGCGCAACATCCTTGATGAACTGGATAATGGCCTCGCGCAGAGACGGATCGAACTCCCCGCGCTTTTCATATCGCATCCGAACAACGCGATGATCGGCGTTGTGGTCCCGCACTGATTCGCGCAGTTTGTGCGTGTTGAAACGTATCGAGTAGCCGCCACCTTGACCGTATCCACGCCACTGACTGAGTTGATCCTCGGATTGTGAGAGACATGTGACGTATGGGCCGAGGTTCTCGCGTAGCGATACTGTTGCTTTCCCAAGTCGCGCACCGAGCCCGCTTATCGCGAGCTGGATTGCGGGCTGAATAGCCCACTCAGGCAAGTTGGGGTCCCATGCGCCCTTCGCCTCATCGGGTGGGTGCTGTGCCAGCTGGCGGAGTTCCGCCTCGATTTTTTGAATACCGAAGACGAACTCTTGCGAATCGTTGAGGTATGCGGCATGCGTCGCCCAGAGCGCTTCTTTTTCGAGGATTCCGTGCAGGCCGCCCGCGTCGGTGTAGTGATAGAGGGGCTCGTCCGGCAGGGGGTCGTCTTCGATGACTGGAACTGATACTGGCATCGACGCCCAGTGAAGCGCACCGGGTCGCGTGATCAAAGGCGACTCGCCCGCGCAGGCCCGACTCAGAAGCACGCGAGCCTCAATGTTCGCCCGGTAGGTTCGCGTTTCAGCGTCGGCAATAGACATGCCAGCGGACGCGAGGCCATAGGTGGATGATCGGCAGCGCGTTTGTGCAGCTCGTCAGTTGCACGGATCTCGCACCCTTTGACGTCTTTGCTGATCAGAGAGTGCCCCGGCAGGATTCGAACCTGCGGCGGTTTCAGAAGATCGCGCTAGATCGCAGCCTTTAGGGGATTACTACTTTGCAGTAGTATTCCTTCAAAGTAGTATCTTGCTGCGTGATCGACCTTGCTGCTTTCCGCCGATCAGCCGGTCTGACCCAGACGGAGCTGGCCGCCAAACTCCGTGTTGGGCAAGCACAGATCAGCAAGATCGAGCGGCAGGACGACATGCTGATCAGCACGTTGGCGGCGTACCTGGCGGCGCTAAGGGCGGACGCCAAGATCGTTGTGGAAGTAGCTGGCGAGACCGTGACGTATGACCTCACATCCACGAGGAGGCCGAGATGACGGGGCATGTCGAAACCACTCTGCGTAACCACAGTCGCGCTCTCAGGTTCTTCTGGAGCGTCCTGATCGGAGCGACAACAGTCAGCCTCATCGGCAATGTTGCGCACGCCGTGCTGCCGTACATCTCGCGCCTCGTCATCCAGATCGGCGCGGCTACTGTGCCTCCCATCGCTCTTCTGGCTGCCGTGCACGGCATCGCACTCGCCGTCCGTGCGGGAGCATCGGGCATGGCTTACCGCTGCGCGCTCGGTGCTGTCGCAGCAATCGGGATTGGCGCGTTCGCTCTGAGCTTCCTTGCGCTACGAGACCTGATGCTGGCGATTGGATATAGCGCTGCAACGGCATGGATTTTTCCCGCGATCATCGACACGACAGTCGCCGTTAGCACCTTGATGTTGGTTGCGCTGGGGGACAAGCCAGCACGCCGCTCCCGCACCGGGGCTCTGCCCGCGAATACACAAACTCCAGCGATGCGGGAGCCGGGGACACCTGCGACAAAGAGCGCAAGAGCCCAGCTCGCGCCGTCTGCGCGGAGCAATGTGCCGGTAACGACCTCTGCAGCGGTGCAGCCCAATCGCGCACATACGGTGCAGGCATCAGCGCAAACTGGCGCGGCACCGCTTGATGCAAAAATTCCGCCGGTCGATGCTGAGTTTGCATCCGAGCTGATTGCAACCGGTGCTACTACGCAGCCCGTCGAGACTGTTATAGCGGTACTGAGCGCAAGGCTTGGCGGAGCGTCAATTAACGCTGCGGCGAAAACGTCAGGCATCAACTACAGGACTGCGCAGCGGATCGTTGAGGCTGCCGCAGCGCATCGGCATCGGGAGCTGATGGCGGTCGGTTGACCGGTTAAGACTGGCTCTGCTCCGGGATGTAGTACTGAGTCCGCAGCATGCCTCGCGGGCCAGCGGGCGTATTCACCATGGTGAATCGTGAAGGGTAGTCCCCGACTTGCCCGGTTCCGGTTGCGAAGTCAGCACCGTTGAAGTTGCCACCATGAGTGAGGGTGTGGTGGGTCATGCCGGTGACCGAGAGTCTGACGGTGATCTCCAATTGGTCCAGTACCGCTAGGAGTTCCGTCTCGTCGTCAGCCGATTGCATCAACACGTGAAGTCGCTCACCATCAATCGTGGGGGCATCGACTCTGATCGTCGTCAGCTCCTGCGACCCTTGCTCGGCCAGAAACGCCGGGGCCTTTGTCGTCATGTTCTTCAAGGCTATGTCCGTTGCGTACTTTTGGGCAGTCACCAGCTCCGCGCCGTCGGCGCGCCTGTAGAGGCAAACGTTGGCGTCTGGTTCCACCATTGCGAAATCAGGCGTGAGGCCAGTGGCGGACATCTGCACATTCAGATTGACAAGCTGCATATGGCCTATGTTCAGTCCCATTTGGTGGTTGCCAGCCCCAAAGATCGTGACGGCTAAGCGCTTCTCTGAGATCGCCGGGGTGATCGTTTTGTAGCCGAACCTCCTCGCCTTGACCTCCGCCGAGTGATAGAAACCCTTCGCAGAGACCAGCAGCACGAGATCGGCGACCTGCAATACGCTGTGCTTGCCGTACATCCCTTCGACCCACGTAACGTCCATCTTCCGGGAGCGATCCACGCACTCGACCGCGATAGCGATCTGTTGTCCGTTGGCTTTGCCTCGGATGAGGGCATACACATCGACCTCACGCATCACACCGGTGTCCGGATCTGGAAACTCCCTCGACTCCTCAACGACCGCACCGTCCTCCAGCAGCTCTACCACCATGGCGATGAGCTGCTGGAAGTCGTTGGTCTGCTTGGGCATCAGCCCTCGAAGTTATCGCTGACGAGGCAGTGAGTAGAGAGAGACGCGCCGAGCTGGGGACGGGGTTACCAAGTCCATGGTGGGCGGTAGATCCTGAGTGGCAGGGTCGGGGCGCTGGGCCATACGGTGAGAGAAAGGTTGGTGCAGCAGTTGGAGCGGCCTTTGACGCCGTCAAGAGCTGAAAGAGAATCCGCAGGTAACAAGCGGGACCGAAACGGACCGAAACGGACCGAGACGGACCGAAACGGCAGGTAGGCCGGCATATTGCCTGGTCAGACCAGGGGTTCGAATCCCCTTAGCTCCACCAGGAAACAGTCCAGGCATCGAAAGCGGTCTGCCTGGCCCTCATGTAAGCACTCCGGTCAAGATGGCGGCGGGCATATCCGCGACCACGCGCTTCGACCAGTGAGGGTGTAGCGTTAGGGGTGCTGGTACTCCCAGCCGATCCGGAATGGCTCAGCTTCTGACGCTGATCTGCCCGAGCATCCGCTCACGCCGGCCACATATTTTCTAACCGCTCAGTCGGGATAATTTTGAATGCTCGATCGTTGTTTCAGCCGTTGATCGCACCCTTTGGGATGCAACACTTTTCGTACGTGCCGAGCTTTGGCGTCCTCGGCACCTACTCGCCCACACCATGCGGCCTGGCGACCTTCAGCGCTGCCCTGGTGAACGGACTCACCGCCAGAGGCGCCGACGTCAATGTGGTGCGCATCGCCGACGGTGACGTCTGCGAGAACGCCTACGTCACAGGCGAACTCGTCAATGGCTCGGCGGCGTCGGTCGCGGCGACCGCCGAGCTCCTCAACCAGAGCGACGTCGCCGTCATCCAGCACGAGTACGGCATCTATGGCGGTCCCGACGGAGACGAGGTCGTCCAAATCATGGCCGGATTGCGCGTCCCGTCGATCGTCGTCGTTCACACGGTGCTCAAACATCCGACACCACACCAACTTTCGGTGCTCGAATCGGTGATGGCATTGGCCGATCAAGTGATCGTGATGTCGCAGGTGGCCCGCCAACGCCTGTACGCAGGCTTCGCCGTCGACCACCACAAGGTCACCGTCATCCCGCACGGCGCAGCACTCCCCAGGACCAACGGCATGCAGCATCCTGACCGGCCGACCATGCTGACCTGGGGTCTGCTGGGACCGGGCAAGGGCATCGAGCGGGTCATCGACGCCATGGCTTCGCTGACGGACCTGCCCAATCCGCCCCGGTACATCATCGCCGGCCGCACTCACCCCAAGGTCCTCGCCGCGCAGGGGGAAAGATATCGCGAAGCACTTGTCGCGCAGGCGAAACGCCTCGGCGTCACCGATTCGGTGTCCTTCGACGCCGTGTACCGCACCCCCGAAGAGCTCACCGCGCTCATCCAGGCCGCTACCGTTGTAGTCCTGCCCTACGACTCGAAGGACCAGGTCACCTCCGGTGTGCTGGTCGACTCCGTCGCGAGTGGCCGGCCGATCGTCGCAACCGCTTTCCCGCACGCGGTCGAGCTTCTCGGCAGCGGCGCGGGCATCGTCGTCGCGCACGACGAACCCGACGCACTCCTCGCAGCGCTGCGCCGGCTGCTCACCGATC contains:
- a CDS encoding zinc ribbon domain-containing protein yields the protein MNTETVVLLWLFCAAIGAAIAKSKNRNWTEGLLLGGLLGVVGVIIELFMRAQAPGLPPSGWYPDPEGSGGQRFWNGREWGDLPPRPVPQVADAVAAAQGPTRNCPDCAETILAAAKVCKHCGYRFTAPDASETAIPRSKSTKVKCHKCQHVQTVPLSDSTFVCKKCDTKLRRRTT
- a CDS encoding DUF2971 domain-containing protein; amino-acid sequence: MSDLAAERRRANPYVPMSLPAPVIEDDALPDEPLYHYTSAGGLHGILESEALWATHAAYLNDSQELIFGIAKVHATLSHFENNPPEEVMKDAYWAPYVPQETLPMSVAMSARSLSIRMQMALESVRENLGPFVACLSTSPDQLSQWRGYGQGGGYAIRFNPQRLRESVQSHNDTRRFVRMRYEKSDAEDPSLRAKLIEFMKSVSPMTPVGRQTAKSNALVDPHINSLLGVAACQKHWGFSEENEYRIVAFGTPDLHTPQDIGLVPRMNIRFDTSCVEEVQIGPGQHMDTRESSVRSYFKANDDRYPDVTVSRSETPFTGT
- a CDS encoding DUF2971 domain-containing protein yields the protein MSIADAETRTYRANIEARVLLSRACAGESPLITRPGALHWASMPVSVPVIEDDPLPDEPLYHYTDAGGLHGILEKEALWATHAAYLNDSQEFVFGIQKIEAELRQLAQHPPDEAKGAWDPNLPEWAIQPAIQLAISGLGARLGKATVSLRENLGPYVTCLSQSEDQLSQWRGYGQGGGYSIRFNTHKLRESVRDHNADHRVVRMRYEKRGEFDPSLREAIIQFIKDVAPTLPGTPGTWDDDPDRPRRIEDVMNPVLDSLLSKATRQKHWGFREEKEYRVIAFSTADFHRAQDTGLIPRMNITFDPPCIEEIMIGPGQHMETREASVRSYIQKHSDRYQHVKVTSSETPFTGI
- a CDS encoding helix-turn-helix domain-containing protein — encoded protein: MIDLAAFRRSAGLTQTELAAKLRVGQAQISKIERQDDMLISTLAAYLAALRADAKIVVEVAGETVTYDLTSTRRPR
- a CDS encoding DUF2637 domain-containing protein gives rise to the protein MTGHVETTLRNHSRALRFFWSVLIGATTVSLIGNVAHAVLPYISRLVIQIGAATVPPIALLAAVHGIALAVRAGASGMAYRCALGAVAAIGIGAFALSFLALRDLMLAIGYSAATAWIFPAIIDTTVAVSTLMLVALGDKPARRSRTGALPANTQTPAMREPGTPATKSARAQLAPSARSNVPVTTSAAVQPNRAHTVQASAQTGAAPLDAKIPPVDAEFASELIATGATTQPVETVIAVLSARLGGASINAAAKTSGINYRTAQRIVEAAAAHRHRELMAVG
- a CDS encoding glycosyltransferase; the encoded protein is MQHFSYVPSFGVLGTYSPTPCGLATFSAALVNGLTARGADVNVVRIADGDVCENAYVTGELVNGSAASVAATAELLNQSDVAVIQHEYGIYGGPDGDEVVQIMAGLRVPSIVVVHTVLKHPTPHQLSVLESVMALADQVIVMSQVARQRLYAGFAVDHHKVTVIPHGAALPRTNGMQHPDRPTMLTWGLLGPGKGIERVIDAMASLTDLPNPPRYIIAGRTHPKVLAAQGERYREALVAQAKRLGVTDSVSFDAVYRTPEELTALIQAATVVVLPYDSKDQVTSGVLVDSVASGRPIVATAFPHAVELLGSGAGIVVAHDEPDALLAALRRLLTDPDVAESMAAEARGLAPTVAWPVVANTYLGVAQRLLATQSALT